From one Alicyclobacillus acidocaldarius subsp. acidocaldarius Tc-4-1 genomic stretch:
- the rapZ gene encoding RNase adapter RapZ — protein sequence MTNRLQAIVLTGMSGAGKSTAMQAFEDFGFFCVDNLPPALMPRLIDMAEHASGKLSKMAFGCDLRGGELFEPLLMTVQEIKERKDVTVTLVFLDADDATLVRRYKASRRRHPLSMGGRLLESIQAERQKLAGVRQAADVVIDTSNLSANQLKQELSRRFVDHAMRLPVHVVSFGFKFGVPLDADMVFDVRFLPNPHYLDHLRPYTGEDEPVYNYVMQWPQTQAFLKKAEDMLDFLIPEFQREGKSHLVIGVGCTGGKHRSVAVAKHIAEHLREIAVVDLTHRDFRRED from the coding sequence GTGACCAACCGCTTGCAGGCGATTGTGCTGACCGGCATGTCAGGCGCGGGTAAGTCCACTGCGATGCAGGCGTTCGAAGATTTCGGTTTTTTCTGCGTCGACAACTTGCCGCCTGCGCTCATGCCGCGGCTCATCGACATGGCCGAGCACGCGTCTGGCAAGCTAAGCAAGATGGCGTTTGGCTGTGATCTGCGCGGTGGTGAACTGTTCGAGCCTCTATTGATGACCGTCCAGGAAATCAAAGAACGCAAGGACGTCACCGTGACGCTCGTGTTTCTCGACGCGGACGACGCGACGCTCGTGAGGCGCTACAAGGCGTCGCGCCGCCGCCACCCGCTTTCGATGGGCGGCAGGTTGCTCGAGAGCATCCAGGCTGAGCGGCAGAAACTCGCGGGCGTGCGGCAGGCGGCCGACGTCGTGATTGACACGTCGAACCTATCCGCCAATCAACTCAAGCAGGAATTGAGCCGCCGGTTTGTCGACCATGCGATGCGCCTTCCGGTCCACGTGGTGTCGTTTGGGTTCAAGTTCGGTGTGCCGCTCGATGCAGACATGGTGTTCGACGTGCGGTTTTTGCCGAATCCCCACTACCTCGATCATCTGCGGCCTTACACCGGAGAAGACGAACCGGTGTACAATTACGTCATGCAGTGGCCGCAGACACAGGCTTTCTTGAAGAAGGCGGAGGATATGCTCGACTTTCTCATCCCGGAATTTCAGCGGGAAGGGAAGAGCCATCTCGTCATCGGCGTGGGTTGTACGGGTGGCAAGCATCGCTCCGTAGCGGTCGCGAAGCACATCGCCGAACATCTTCGAGAGATCGCCGTGGTTGATCTCACGCACCGGGATTTCAGGCGGGAGGACTAG
- the argS gene encoding arginine--tRNA ligase → MNVRSIKRAIAHAIADVVARPVDEIARMLEYPPNPALGDLALPCFPFAREMRKNPVQIADELAERVRHVDGVESAQAEKGFLNIRLARSPFAERVIGQAIASVHNLFSEERGRGRTAVIDYSSPNIAKPFGVGHLRSTIIGHALKRMMREDGWRVEGVNHLGDWGTQFGKVIAAYLKWGNEDEVRKDPVKELFRLYVRFHQEAESSPELEDEGRLWFKKLEEGDPEATRLWRWFIDESLRAFKQVYDLLGVEFEHYIGESFYNDKMDAIVQELRDKGLLVEDQGAEVVDLSAYGMPPCIIVKSDGTSIYATRDLAAADYRHHAFGADTLLYVVGAEQKLHFEQVFKVLELMGRDYAKNCVHVQFGLMKFNGQRLSTRRGHVVYLEDVLQKAIEEARAIIDEKNPGLENKDAIARQIGVGAVIFNDLKTYRVHEVDFRYEDVLNFDGETGPYVQYTHARASSVLRKAEVDRVAWDPGYEPDDAEWALIFLLAQANESLERAVDTYDPSVIARYALQMCHAFNRFYHDHPILQADEPARTSRLALTRAVREALAKSLYLLGIEAPEEM, encoded by the coding sequence ATGAACGTGAGATCCATCAAACGTGCCATCGCACATGCGATTGCAGACGTCGTCGCGCGGCCGGTCGACGAGATCGCCCGCATGCTCGAATATCCGCCGAATCCGGCGCTTGGCGATCTCGCCCTACCCTGCTTTCCGTTTGCGCGGGAGATGCGCAAGAACCCGGTGCAGATTGCGGACGAGCTCGCCGAGCGCGTACGGCACGTCGACGGCGTGGAAAGCGCACAGGCCGAGAAGGGGTTTCTGAACATCCGGCTGGCGCGGTCCCCATTCGCGGAACGCGTGATAGGACAGGCCATCGCATCCGTGCACAATCTGTTCTCAGAGGAGCGAGGCCGTGGGCGGACGGCCGTGATCGACTACTCGTCTCCCAATATCGCCAAGCCGTTTGGCGTCGGACATCTGCGTTCCACCATCATCGGCCACGCGCTCAAGCGCATGATGCGCGAAGACGGGTGGAGGGTGGAAGGCGTCAACCACCTGGGCGACTGGGGCACGCAGTTCGGCAAGGTCATCGCGGCGTACCTCAAGTGGGGCAATGAGGATGAAGTCCGCAAGGACCCGGTCAAGGAGTTGTTCCGCCTCTACGTCCGGTTTCACCAGGAGGCGGAGTCGTCGCCCGAACTCGAAGACGAGGGGCGGCTGTGGTTTAAGAAGCTGGAGGAGGGCGATCCGGAGGCGACGCGCCTCTGGCGCTGGTTTATCGACGAGAGCCTGCGCGCGTTCAAACAGGTGTACGACCTCTTGGGCGTGGAGTTCGAGCATTACATCGGCGAGAGCTTTTACAACGACAAGATGGATGCCATTGTGCAGGAACTGCGGGACAAGGGGCTGTTGGTCGAAGACCAGGGCGCGGAAGTGGTCGATTTGTCCGCGTACGGTATGCCGCCCTGCATCATCGTCAAGTCAGACGGCACGTCCATCTACGCCACGCGCGATCTCGCCGCGGCGGACTACCGGCATCACGCGTTCGGCGCCGACACGCTGCTGTATGTTGTGGGCGCGGAACAGAAGCTGCACTTTGAACAGGTGTTCAAGGTGCTTGAGCTCATGGGGCGCGACTACGCGAAAAACTGCGTGCACGTCCAATTTGGGCTGATGAAATTCAACGGCCAGCGGCTGTCGACCCGGCGCGGGCACGTCGTCTACCTAGAAGACGTCCTGCAGAAGGCCATCGAAGAAGCTCGCGCCATCATCGACGAGAAAAACCCTGGGCTCGAAAATAAGGACGCGATCGCCCGCCAGATCGGCGTGGGAGCCGTGATCTTCAACGATCTCAAGACGTACCGGGTTCACGAGGTGGACTTCCGGTATGAGGACGTGCTCAATTTCGACGGCGAGACCGGGCCTTACGTCCAGTACACCCACGCCCGCGCGTCGAGCGTGCTGCGCAAGGCGGAGGTGGATCGGGTCGCATGGGACCCAGGCTACGAGCCGGATGACGCGGAGTGGGCGCTCATCTTCCTGCTCGCGCAGGCCAACGAGTCCTTGGAGCGCGCGGTCGACACGTACGATCCGTCCGTGATTGCCCGATACGCCCTTCAGATGTGTCACGCGTTCAACCGCTTTTATCACGATCACCCCATCCTGCAGGCGGACGAGCCGGCGCGCACATCCAGACTGGCCCTCACGCGTGCGGTGCGCGAAGCGCTCGCGAAATCCCTCTACCTTCTCGGCATCGAGGCGCCGGAGGAAATGTAA
- the whiA gene encoding DNA-binding protein WhiA has translation MSFAAETKKELTQIASDPAATRYELMAVFALSASFRLKEGAGALVIETENVATARRVYTSIKQLLGIRPEVVVRRKMRLKKNHVYTLRLSRIQAEFALAELGYGGEIAEGPLAVAWTLPRKDEARRAFLRGAFLAGGSVNAPGSSSYHLEIYAHSLDLAEWLMRLMNHYGLNARVTARKKGYIVYIKEVEKIVEFLSVIGAVRALLQFEDRRIVKGMRNQVNRLVNCETANMNKTISAAIRQLEHIRWIERTIGLERLPEHLREAAMLRLQYPESNLQELSAAIGGRVSKSGLNHRFRKLEEIADRLRERSKKGHAAVDKSSEMTHKEP, from the coding sequence ATGTCGTTTGCCGCGGAGACCAAAAAGGAATTGACGCAGATCGCCTCGGATCCCGCGGCAACTCGGTACGAGCTGATGGCGGTGTTCGCCCTGAGCGCGTCGTTTCGCCTGAAGGAGGGCGCGGGCGCACTCGTCATCGAAACCGAGAACGTGGCCACGGCCAGGCGCGTCTACACGTCGATCAAGCAGTTGTTGGGCATTCGTCCGGAAGTCGTGGTGCGGCGGAAAATGCGACTCAAGAAGAACCACGTGTACACTTTGCGGTTGAGCCGCATCCAAGCCGAGTTCGCGCTCGCGGAGTTGGGATACGGCGGTGAGATCGCAGAGGGCCCTCTGGCCGTCGCATGGACGCTTCCTCGAAAGGACGAGGCCCGGCGGGCTTTTCTCCGAGGAGCGTTTCTCGCGGGTGGTTCAGTGAACGCACCTGGAAGTTCCTCGTATCATCTGGAAATCTACGCGCATTCGCTCGATCTCGCCGAGTGGCTCATGCGGTTGATGAATCACTACGGACTGAACGCGCGCGTGACGGCTCGGAAGAAAGGCTATATCGTCTACATCAAAGAGGTCGAAAAGATCGTCGAGTTTTTGAGCGTGATCGGCGCAGTGCGGGCGCTTCTCCAATTTGAAGATCGGCGGATTGTGAAAGGGATGCGAAATCAGGTGAATCGCCTGGTGAACTGCGAAACGGCGAACATGAACAAGACCATTTCGGCAGCCATCCGGCAACTGGAGCACATTCGCTGGATCGAGCGTACGATAGGGCTAGAAAGATTGCCCGAGCACCTGCGCGAAGCCGCGATGCTGAGGCTCCAGTACCCGGAGTCGAATCTTCAGGAACTGAGCGCGGCCATCGGAGGGCGAGTTTCCAAGTCGGGGCTGAACCACCGGTTCCGCAAGTTGGAGGAGATCGCCGATCGGTTGCGAGAACGTTCAAAAAAAGGTCATGCAGCTGTCGATAAATCGTCGGAAATGACCCATAAAGAACCGTGA
- a CDS encoding Bax inhibitor-1/YccA family protein: protein MQQTYTITQNKILSRVFLGLCASLVTAGAGVVVGTRLPYGLTPILWLVELGMIVYAMFRQYTRAIGYPFVFTFTFISGMTLSYALLSYASVFGMALVLKALAVTAGAFLVASFVASRTSMDFSFLGGFLMIGTLALLLMGLVAMFTGFSSAASLIYAYLGVAIFIGYVLFDVNRLAQYGVAEQHVPWMVLSLYLDFINLFLFILRLMGIMSGGNDRR from the coding sequence ATGCAGCAGACGTATACGATTACCCAAAATAAGATTCTGTCGCGTGTGTTTCTCGGGCTTTGTGCCTCGCTCGTCACGGCCGGGGCCGGCGTTGTGGTGGGCACGCGCCTGCCGTATGGTTTGACCCCCATTCTGTGGCTTGTGGAACTCGGGATGATCGTTTATGCGATGTTCCGGCAGTACACACGGGCCATTGGCTATCCGTTCGTGTTCACGTTCACGTTCATCTCGGGCATGACGTTGTCGTACGCGCTCCTGTCGTACGCATCCGTCTTCGGCATGGCCCTAGTCCTGAAGGCGCTGGCCGTGACGGCGGGCGCATTCCTGGTGGCTTCGTTTGTCGCATCCCGCACGTCCATGGATTTCTCGTTCCTCGGCGGGTTTCTGATGATCGGCACGCTGGCGCTGCTTCTGATGGGCTTGGTGGCCATGTTTACGGGCTTTTCTTCCGCAGCAAGCCTGATCTACGCGTATCTCGGCGTGGCCATCTTCATCGGGTACGTGCTGTTTGACGTGAATCGCCTAGCGCAGTATGGCGTCGCGGAGCAGCACGTGCCGTGGATGGTTTTGTCGCTGTACCTCGATTTCATCAACCTGTTCCTGTTCATCCTGCGGCTTATGGGTATCATGAGCGGCGGGAATGATCGCCGATAA
- a CDS encoding tetratricopeptide repeat protein, with protein sequence MVAKEALHKVQMDKRRHRYNKVERPENVIAMKLDASYFFERGMRFLQRNDLARAVKAFQRTVEYEPDNPVHYCNLAGVLAELGDFEASNELLHYVLEHMDPHMSECWFYLANNYANLGDYDAAEEHLLRYLDVDPDGEYAAEAEEMLCILIDEFGGGRALERRRREEARVETMQAIQDGRYFLENGQFEVAVEWLEQVVAADPAHIAARNNLSLAYYYTGHYDKALAMAESVLERQPDNLHALCNRALLLQHFGDEERLRRAVEPLQKVIPLHPDIAMKVAITLGFVGRHAEALAAFRRLARLVPPDHPMLLHGLAAAHANLGNLTSAEVLWRQLSRHEDCARVADYHLERVRQARAAGLASVSVSYQLDIPVEMQLAEVRDRLQTSSPDEWKRDPLLRASLYWSLRHGDREVRQRVIRALAVVGDGDAEQALRSFLTRSDIDASLQEQTLVALKRMGAKGPVRIWRAAGPIEMRLEDVRQDIILDLQPQWREVWDLAAEWLTARGLRALVGQALRFWLTYLYDDLFLDLRKRIVKPESWAAGLLYVVLRYANVPVVQRDLAAQFRVSVSSLSKCSSRMEQVVLRAGWRARRSREE encoded by the coding sequence ATGGTCGCAAAGGAGGCGCTGCACAAGGTGCAAATGGACAAACGTCGCCATCGCTACAACAAGGTGGAACGACCCGAGAACGTCATCGCGATGAAGCTGGACGCGTCCTACTTCTTCGAGCGAGGCATGCGCTTCTTGCAGCGGAATGATCTGGCGCGCGCGGTAAAAGCGTTTCAAAGAACCGTGGAGTACGAGCCCGACAATCCCGTTCATTACTGCAACCTCGCGGGCGTGCTCGCGGAGCTCGGCGATTTTGAAGCTTCCAATGAACTGTTGCACTACGTGCTTGAGCATATGGATCCGCACATGTCGGAATGCTGGTTTTATCTCGCCAACAACTACGCCAACCTAGGTGACTACGATGCGGCTGAAGAGCATCTCCTTCGCTACTTGGATGTCGATCCCGACGGAGAATACGCCGCCGAGGCGGAAGAGATGCTCTGCATTCTCATCGACGAGTTTGGCGGCGGCCGGGCGCTGGAGCGGCGCAGGCGCGAGGAAGCACGCGTGGAGACGATGCAAGCTATCCAGGATGGGCGCTACTTTCTGGAAAACGGACAGTTTGAAGTCGCCGTGGAGTGGCTGGAGCAGGTGGTGGCGGCCGATCCAGCCCACATTGCGGCTCGGAACAACCTAAGCTTGGCGTACTATTACACGGGCCATTACGACAAAGCGCTGGCGATGGCCGAGAGCGTGCTCGAACGCCAGCCGGACAACCTGCATGCGCTCTGCAACCGCGCGCTTTTGTTGCAACATTTCGGCGATGAGGAGCGGTTGCGGCGGGCGGTGGAGCCGCTGCAAAAGGTCATCCCCCTCCACCCGGACATCGCGATGAAAGTGGCCATCACACTGGGGTTCGTCGGCCGTCATGCCGAAGCGCTCGCGGCGTTTCGGCGGCTCGCGCGCCTCGTCCCGCCGGATCATCCTATGCTGCTGCATGGCCTCGCAGCTGCGCACGCAAATCTCGGGAACCTGACCAGTGCAGAAGTGCTATGGAGGCAATTGTCGCGACACGAGGACTGCGCACGCGTGGCGGACTATCATCTCGAGCGGGTGCGTCAAGCGCGGGCGGCGGGACTTGCGTCGGTGAGCGTCAGCTATCAGCTGGACATCCCGGTCGAGATGCAGCTCGCCGAGGTCCGAGACCGCCTTCAGACGTCGTCTCCGGACGAATGGAAGCGAGATCCTTTGCTTCGGGCATCCTTATACTGGAGTTTGCGCCATGGCGATCGCGAGGTGCGCCAGCGCGTCATTCGCGCGCTCGCGGTGGTCGGCGACGGGGATGCCGAGCAAGCGCTGAGGTCGTTTTTGACTCGATCCGACATCGACGCGTCGCTTCAGGAGCAAACCCTCGTTGCACTTAAGCGGATGGGTGCGAAGGGCCCAGTTCGAATCTGGCGCGCCGCGGGTCCCATTGAGATGCGGCTGGAGGATGTGCGGCAGGACATCATCTTGGATTTGCAACCGCAGTGGCGAGAGGTGTGGGACCTTGCGGCGGAATGGCTCACCGCTCGCGGCCTTCGTGCCCTGGTGGGCCAAGCGCTTCGGTTCTGGCTCACGTACCTGTACGACGACTTGTTCCTCGACCTGCGCAAGCGGATTGTGAAACCCGAAAGTTGGGCAGCCGGTCTGTTGTACGTGGTGTTGCGTTACGCCAACGTGCCTGTTGTGCAGCGAGATCTCGCTGCGCAGTTCCGCGTTTCCGTGTCCTCGCTCAGCAAATGCAGTTCCCGCATGGAGCAGGTGGTGCTTCGGGCAGGATGGCGGGCGCGGCGGAGTCGCGAAGAGTGA
- a CDS encoding HPr family phosphocarrier protein, which produces MFEKETIVRLRGGLFARAAAKFVQEATRFKSEVFVERDGKTVNAKSIMGVMSLAIPSGERVVIRASGTDEQAAVQQLTKLIESEELFV; this is translated from the coding sequence ATGTTTGAGAAAGAGACGATTGTCCGCCTGCGCGGCGGTTTGTTTGCGCGCGCGGCCGCCAAGTTCGTTCAAGAGGCGACGCGCTTCAAGTCGGAAGTGTTTGTGGAGAGGGACGGCAAGACGGTCAACGCGAAGAGCATCATGGGTGTCATGAGCCTCGCGATTCCGTCCGGTGAGCGCGTCGTCATTCGGGCGAGCGGCACAGATGAGCAGGCCGCAGTGCAGCAGTTGACGAAGCTCATCGAGTCGGAAGAATTGTTCGTGTGA
- a CDS encoding NUDIX domain-containing protein produces MLFTNGVGALQVIVNCYAPFDGGFVMLRKPRRGWWYLPGGKVEPGESWRLAAMREFTEETGLELEDAHLRGVYEIYIAAGNEEGEKRRLIAQFVGRGASGILRTVHREGTLAIVTKRELPRLPMDEGDRLMLLHAIAAEEHGDDRVFFGSFSYDADHRLLRHEMDPEGYPLEPLFARSQEGDVL; encoded by the coding sequence ATGCTGTTCACAAATGGGGTGGGCGCCTTGCAGGTGATTGTCAACTGCTATGCACCGTTTGACGGCGGGTTCGTGATGTTGCGCAAACCGCGCCGCGGATGGTGGTACCTGCCGGGCGGCAAGGTCGAACCAGGCGAGTCGTGGCGACTCGCGGCCATGCGCGAGTTCACCGAAGAAACAGGTTTGGAGCTCGAGGACGCCCATCTTCGCGGAGTGTATGAGATTTACATCGCCGCGGGCAACGAGGAAGGCGAGAAGCGGCGCCTCATCGCCCAGTTCGTCGGGCGAGGGGCCTCGGGAATCCTCCGAACCGTCCATCGAGAAGGCACGCTTGCCATCGTGACGAAGCGGGAACTCCCGCGCCTGCCCATGGACGAAGGAGATCGCCTCATGCTTTTGCATGCCATTGCCGCCGAGGAGCACGGTGATGATAGGGTGTTCTTTGGGAGCTTCTCGTACGACGCGGATCACCGTCTGCTTCGTCATGAAATGGATCCGGAGGGCTATCCACTGGAACCGCTGTTTGCGCGCAGCCAAGAGGGGGATGTGCTGTGA
- a CDS encoding gluconeogenesis factor YvcK family protein — protein sequence MRQWWLLAWTIACFGMGLLTGVLRLSHWPHAADIGVAIVLAAVLLLAFGWWSDIRRQRRLQRWRERRLKIVCIGGGTGLSTILRGLKEYDIDLTAVVTVADDGGSSGRLRHDFAMPPPGDIRNCLVALADTEPLLERLLQFRFPAGEGLEGHSFGNLFLAAMTHIMGDFESAIRETSRVLAVRGKVLPAVREDVRLRAYLEDGRVVEGESRIPEAGGRIERLELVPADLEPLPDVIAAIESADAIVVGPGSLYTSVLPNLLVPGIAEAIASSRACKIYICNVMTQRGETDDLSASSHVRVIYRHVGRRLFDYVLVNAAPLPEEALRRYQEQMSYPVRVDMEELHKLGLKVIARDFIHYATYARHDSRKVAEQIVSLLGYERETKHLTR from the coding sequence ATGCGACAGTGGTGGTTGCTCGCGTGGACCATCGCCTGTTTCGGCATGGGCCTTTTGACGGGCGTTTTACGGCTTTCGCACTGGCCGCACGCCGCCGACATCGGCGTTGCCATCGTGTTGGCGGCTGTGCTTTTGCTCGCGTTTGGCTGGTGGTCGGACATTCGGCGCCAGCGACGGCTGCAACGCTGGCGAGAGCGCAGGCTGAAGATTGTGTGTATCGGCGGCGGAACGGGTTTGTCGACCATTCTTCGCGGTCTGAAGGAATATGACATCGATCTCACTGCGGTCGTCACGGTGGCGGACGATGGAGGGAGTTCCGGCAGACTGCGGCATGACTTTGCCATGCCTCCACCGGGAGACATCCGCAACTGTCTGGTCGCCTTGGCGGACACGGAGCCGCTATTGGAGCGCCTGTTGCAGTTTCGTTTCCCCGCCGGCGAAGGGCTCGAGGGTCACAGCTTCGGGAACCTGTTTCTCGCGGCGATGACGCATATCATGGGCGACTTTGAGTCGGCGATTCGCGAGACAAGCCGCGTGTTGGCGGTTCGAGGAAAAGTGCTGCCGGCTGTGCGCGAGGATGTGCGTCTTCGCGCGTACCTCGAAGACGGCCGCGTAGTCGAGGGGGAATCGCGCATTCCGGAAGCCGGCGGGCGCATCGAGCGACTGGAACTTGTTCCCGCTGACCTCGAACCCCTGCCCGACGTCATCGCAGCCATCGAGTCCGCGGACGCCATCGTCGTGGGACCGGGGAGTTTGTATACGAGTGTGTTGCCCAATCTGTTGGTTCCGGGCATCGCTGAAGCCATTGCGTCGAGCCGAGCCTGCAAGATTTACATATGCAACGTGATGACGCAACGCGGGGAGACAGACGATTTGTCGGCATCGAGCCACGTGCGCGTCATTTATCGCCACGTGGGGCGCCGGCTGTTCGACTACGTGCTGGTGAACGCAGCACCGCTGCCGGAGGAGGCCCTGCGGCGCTACCAGGAGCAGATGAGCTATCCGGTTCGGGTGGACATGGAGGAGCTGCACAAACTCGGGCTCAAGGTCATTGCCCGCGATTTTATTCATTATGCGACTTACGCCCGCCACGACAGCCGAAAGGTCGCGGAACAGATTGTGAGCCTGTTGGGCTACGAGCGGGAAACGAAGCACCTCACGAGATAG
- the mutY gene encoding A/G-specific adenine glycosylase produces MEESLAAFTHTLEAWYTQASRDLPWRRTADPYAILVSETMLQQTRVETVIPYYDRFMDRFPTPLHLADAAIDDVLKMWEGLGYYRRARNLKAAMEVVRDRHGGRIPEDPDELRALPGIGPYTLGAVLSIAFNRPYPAVDGNVLRVMSRYSGIEEPVDLPKVKRQIEQDVAKALRYGTPRVFTQALMELGALVCTPKKPRCSVCPVASNCAARARGLTEALPKRLPKRARRRQIVVALWLTRGDSFWAERRPEGGLLGGMWQLPAVEIDDSSASLEWHARACLTELRLGHAHKGDTIREPEAVVFERVCEASHAFTHLDWTVVVFAPVGYDQAGGQLLEIHPSHEGTWVGFEEISKFVWPKVYQDVLSQLISRNHKQLALF; encoded by the coding sequence GTGGAAGAAAGCTTGGCAGCTTTCACACATACACTAGAAGCGTGGTACACCCAGGCTAGTCGTGATCTCCCTTGGCGCCGCACGGCTGATCCCTACGCGATTTTGGTCAGCGAAACCATGCTTCAGCAGACGCGGGTTGAGACGGTCATTCCTTACTACGACCGGTTTATGGACCGCTTTCCCACGCCGCTCCATCTCGCGGACGCTGCCATCGATGACGTGCTCAAGATGTGGGAGGGGCTTGGGTATTACCGCCGCGCGCGCAATCTCAAAGCGGCCATGGAGGTGGTTCGAGATCGCCACGGCGGGCGGATTCCGGAGGATCCGGACGAGCTCAGAGCACTTCCTGGAATTGGGCCCTACACGCTCGGGGCCGTTCTCAGCATCGCATTCAACCGGCCTTATCCAGCCGTGGACGGGAATGTGCTTCGCGTCATGTCCAGATATTCTGGCATCGAGGAGCCGGTCGATCTGCCCAAGGTCAAGCGCCAGATTGAGCAGGACGTCGCAAAAGCGTTGAGATATGGGACACCAAGGGTGTTCACCCAGGCTCTCATGGAGCTCGGTGCGCTCGTCTGCACGCCCAAAAAGCCGCGTTGTTCAGTATGTCCCGTTGCCTCAAACTGTGCGGCGCGTGCGCGCGGTTTGACGGAAGCCTTACCCAAGCGGCTCCCCAAGCGAGCCCGCCGCAGGCAGATTGTGGTGGCGCTTTGGCTCACGCGCGGAGACTCGTTTTGGGCTGAGCGGCGCCCTGAGGGAGGGCTCCTTGGCGGTATGTGGCAGTTGCCTGCCGTCGAGATCGACGATTCGTCGGCTTCCTTGGAATGGCATGCGCGAGCCTGTTTGACGGAGCTTCGTTTGGGGCATGCACACAAGGGAGACACCATTCGAGAACCGGAGGCGGTGGTGTTCGAGCGCGTATGTGAGGCTTCGCATGCGTTCACGCACTTGGACTGGACGGTTGTCGTGTTTGCGCCGGTCGGGTATGATCAAGCTGGAGGCCAACTCTTGGAGATTCATCCGAGCCATGAAGGGACGTGGGTGGGTTTCGAGGAGATTTCGAAGTTTGTGTGGCCTAAAGTATATCAGGACGTTTTAAGTCAATTGATCTCGCGAAATCACAAGCAGTTGGCGCTGTTTTAA